The Euphorbia lathyris chromosome 3, ddEupLath1.1, whole genome shotgun sequence genome contains a region encoding:
- the LOC136224336 gene encoding uncharacterized protein isoform X3: MKSVCCSEYGLSLASSAFLNAQPPSPSFSASNLKLQRLLFMPKNLFLRKANTSPLSARRASQTTVIASADKTSPAKALRLILDSPGIHQGPACFDALSAKLVEKAGFDYCFTSGFSISAARLALPDTGFISYGEMVDQGQLITQAVSIPIIGDGDNGYGNAMNVKRTVKGYIKAGFAGIILEDQVSPKACGHTQGRKVVSREEAVMRIKAAVDAREEAGSDIVIVARTDSRQAVSLDESLWRSRAFADAGADVLFIDALASREEMKAFCDISPLVPKMANMLEGGGKTPILYPFELEEVGYKLVAYPLSLIGVSIRAMQDSLNAIKGGRIPPPGSMPSFDEIKEILGFNTYYEEEKRYATSSSQVLRPEDGSRDPFAGIWSRKLRIKITGRDGFERLDVRIPAGFLDGITNIVPALGGVNIKELLNDAAGEAGGKLLLDFKDTVGDRIQVFLE; encoded by the exons ATGAAGTCTGTGTGCTGCAGCGAGTATGGACTCTCTCTTGCTTCTTCCGCCTTCCTCAATGCTCAACCACCATCGCCATCATTCTCTGCTTCCAATCTCAAACTCCAACGGTTACTTTTCATGCCAAAGAATCTATTTCTAAGAAAAGCAAACACTAGCCCTCTTTCTGCGAGAAGGGCATCTCAAACCACAGTAATTGCCTCTGCTGATAAAACTTCTCCGGCTAAGGCTCTGCGTCTGATCCTTGACTCCCCAGGGATTCACCAGGGCCCTGCTTGTTTCGATGCTCTCAGTGCTAAGCTTGTAGAGAAAGCTGGATTTGATTACTGCTTCACCAGCG GATTTTCAATATCTGCTGCTAGATTAGCATTGCCTGATACTGGATTTATTTCGTATGGGGAAATGGTGGATCAGGGTCAATTGATCACGCAAGCTGTGTCAATTCCTATCATTGGGGATGGTGACAATGGCTATGGAAATGCCATGAATGTCAAAAGAACTGTCAAAGGATATATAAAAGCTGGCTTTGCAGGAATTATACTCGAGGACCAG GTGTCTCCGAAAGCCTGTGGTCATACACAAGGTAGGAAAGTGGTGTCTAGAGAAGAAGCAGTGATGCGGATTAAAGCTGCAGTTGATGCTCGAGAAGAGGCTGGCTCTGATATTGTTATTGTTGCACGAACTGATTCTCGACAAGCAGTGTCCTTAGATGAATCACTTTGGAGGTCAAGAGCTTTCGCTGATGCTGGAGCAGATGTCCTTTTCATTGATGCACTTGCTTCAAGAGAAGAGATGAAGGCCTTCTGTGACATCTCTCCTCTAGTTCCAAAAATG GCCAACATGCTTGAAGGAGGGGGTAAAACACCAATTCTCTACCCTTTTGAACTTGAGGAAGTTGGATATAAACTTGTGGCTTACCCACTTTCCTTGATTGGGGTATCTATAAGAGCTATGCAG GATTCACTAAATGCGATTAAAGGAGGTCGAATTCCTCCTCCTGGAAGCATGCCTAGCTTTGATGAAATAAAGGAGATCTTAGGTTTCAATACTTATTATGAAGAAGAGAAGCGGTATGCTACCAGCAGCAGCCAGGTGCTTAGGCCAGAAG ATGGTTCAAGAGATCCTTTTGCCGGTATCTGGTCTCGAAAATTGAGGATCAAAATAACTGGAAGGGATGGATTTGAAAGACTTGATGTTAGGATTCCG GCTGGATTTCTGGATGGAATCACAAACATAGTTCCAG CTCTGGGCGGTGTGAACATCAAAGAACTGTTGAATGATGCAGCTGGAGAAGCAGGAGGCAAGTTGTTGTTAGACTTTAAAGATACTGTAGGTGACAGGATTCAAGTCTTTCTAGAATGA
- the LOC136224336 gene encoding uncharacterized protein isoform X2 has protein sequence MKSVCCSEYGLSLASSAFLNAQPPSPSFSASNLKLQRLLFMPKNLFLRKANTSPLSARRASQTTVIASADKTSPAKALRLILDSPGIHQGPACFDALSAKLVEKAGFDYCFTSGFSISAARLALPDTGFISYGEMVDQGQLITQAVSIPIIGDGDNGYGNAMNVKRTVKGYIKAGFAGIILEDQVSPKACGHTQGRKVVSREEAVMRIKAAVDAREEAGSDIVIVARTDSRQAVSLDESLWRSRAFADAGADVLFIDALASREEMKAFCDISPLVPKMANMLEGGGKTPILYPFELEEVGYKLVAYPLSLIGVSIRAMQDSLNAIKGGRIPPPGSMPSFDEIKEILGFNTYYEEEKRYATSSSQVLRPEASSNVYGLQPISSDDTEQKSQSSEDPVVEVISPDAYGNYRADGSRDPFAGIWSRKLRIKITGRDGFERLDVRIPAGFLDGITNIVPALGGVNIKELLNDAAGEAGGKLLLDFKDTVGDRIQVFLE, from the exons ATGAAGTCTGTGTGCTGCAGCGAGTATGGACTCTCTCTTGCTTCTTCCGCCTTCCTCAATGCTCAACCACCATCGCCATCATTCTCTGCTTCCAATCTCAAACTCCAACGGTTACTTTTCATGCCAAAGAATCTATTTCTAAGAAAAGCAAACACTAGCCCTCTTTCTGCGAGAAGGGCATCTCAAACCACAGTAATTGCCTCTGCTGATAAAACTTCTCCGGCTAAGGCTCTGCGTCTGATCCTTGACTCCCCAGGGATTCACCAGGGCCCTGCTTGTTTCGATGCTCTCAGTGCTAAGCTTGTAGAGAAAGCTGGATTTGATTACTGCTTCACCAGCG GATTTTCAATATCTGCTGCTAGATTAGCATTGCCTGATACTGGATTTATTTCGTATGGGGAAATGGTGGATCAGGGTCAATTGATCACGCAAGCTGTGTCAATTCCTATCATTGGGGATGGTGACAATGGCTATGGAAATGCCATGAATGTCAAAAGAACTGTCAAAGGATATATAAAAGCTGGCTTTGCAGGAATTATACTCGAGGACCAG GTGTCTCCGAAAGCCTGTGGTCATACACAAGGTAGGAAAGTGGTGTCTAGAGAAGAAGCAGTGATGCGGATTAAAGCTGCAGTTGATGCTCGAGAAGAGGCTGGCTCTGATATTGTTATTGTTGCACGAACTGATTCTCGACAAGCAGTGTCCTTAGATGAATCACTTTGGAGGTCAAGAGCTTTCGCTGATGCTGGAGCAGATGTCCTTTTCATTGATGCACTTGCTTCAAGAGAAGAGATGAAGGCCTTCTGTGACATCTCTCCTCTAGTTCCAAAAATG GCCAACATGCTTGAAGGAGGGGGTAAAACACCAATTCTCTACCCTTTTGAACTTGAGGAAGTTGGATATAAACTTGTGGCTTACCCACTTTCCTTGATTGGGGTATCTATAAGAGCTATGCAG GATTCACTAAATGCGATTAAAGGAGGTCGAATTCCTCCTCCTGGAAGCATGCCTAGCTTTGATGAAATAAAGGAGATCTTAGGTTTCAATACTTATTATGAAGAAGAGAAGCGGTATGCTACCAGCAGCAGCCAGGTGCTTAGGCCAGAAG CCAGCAGTAATGTATATGGCCTACAACCGATAAGTTCAGATGATACAGAGCAGAAAAGTCAAAGTTCTGAAGATCCTGTTGTTGAAGTCATATCTCCTGATGCGTATGGTAACTATCGTGCAGATGGTTCAAGAGATCCTTTTGCCGGTATCTGGTCTCGAAAATTGAGGATCAAAATAACTGGAAGGGATGGATTTGAAAGACTTGATGTTAGGATTCCG GCTGGATTTCTGGATGGAATCACAAACATAGTTCCAG CTCTGGGCGGTGTGAACATCAAAGAACTGTTGAATGATGCAGCTGGAGAAGCAGGAGGCAAGTTGTTGTTAGACTTTAAAGATACTGTAGGTGACAGGATTCAAGTCTTTCTAGAATGA
- the LOC136224336 gene encoding uncharacterized protein isoform X1: protein MKSVCCSEYGLSLASSAFLNAQPPSPSFSASNLKLQRLLFMPKNLFLRKANTSPLSARRASQTTVIASADKTSPAKALRLILDSPGIHQGPACFDALSAKLVEKAGFDYCFTSGFSISAARLALPDTGFISYGEMVDQGQLITQAVSIPIIGDGDNGYGNAMNVKRTVKGYIKAGFAGIILEDQVSPKACGHTQGRKVVSREEAVMRIKAAVDAREEAGSDIVIVARTDSRQAVSLDESLWRSRAFADAGADVLFIDALASREEMKAFCDISPLVPKMANMLEGGGKTPILYPFELEEVGYKLVAYPLSLIGVSIRAMQDSLNAIKGGRIPPPGSMPSFDEIKEILGFNTYYEEEKRYATSSSQVLRPEGYSSASSNVYGLQPISSDDTEQKSQSSEDPVVEVISPDAYGNYRADGSRDPFAGIWSRKLRIKITGRDGFERLDVRIPAGFLDGITNIVPALGGVNIKELLNDAAGEAGGKLLLDFKDTVGDRIQVFLE, encoded by the exons ATGAAGTCTGTGTGCTGCAGCGAGTATGGACTCTCTCTTGCTTCTTCCGCCTTCCTCAATGCTCAACCACCATCGCCATCATTCTCTGCTTCCAATCTCAAACTCCAACGGTTACTTTTCATGCCAAAGAATCTATTTCTAAGAAAAGCAAACACTAGCCCTCTTTCTGCGAGAAGGGCATCTCAAACCACAGTAATTGCCTCTGCTGATAAAACTTCTCCGGCTAAGGCTCTGCGTCTGATCCTTGACTCCCCAGGGATTCACCAGGGCCCTGCTTGTTTCGATGCTCTCAGTGCTAAGCTTGTAGAGAAAGCTGGATTTGATTACTGCTTCACCAGCG GATTTTCAATATCTGCTGCTAGATTAGCATTGCCTGATACTGGATTTATTTCGTATGGGGAAATGGTGGATCAGGGTCAATTGATCACGCAAGCTGTGTCAATTCCTATCATTGGGGATGGTGACAATGGCTATGGAAATGCCATGAATGTCAAAAGAACTGTCAAAGGATATATAAAAGCTGGCTTTGCAGGAATTATACTCGAGGACCAG GTGTCTCCGAAAGCCTGTGGTCATACACAAGGTAGGAAAGTGGTGTCTAGAGAAGAAGCAGTGATGCGGATTAAAGCTGCAGTTGATGCTCGAGAAGAGGCTGGCTCTGATATTGTTATTGTTGCACGAACTGATTCTCGACAAGCAGTGTCCTTAGATGAATCACTTTGGAGGTCAAGAGCTTTCGCTGATGCTGGAGCAGATGTCCTTTTCATTGATGCACTTGCTTCAAGAGAAGAGATGAAGGCCTTCTGTGACATCTCTCCTCTAGTTCCAAAAATG GCCAACATGCTTGAAGGAGGGGGTAAAACACCAATTCTCTACCCTTTTGAACTTGAGGAAGTTGGATATAAACTTGTGGCTTACCCACTTTCCTTGATTGGGGTATCTATAAGAGCTATGCAG GATTCACTAAATGCGATTAAAGGAGGTCGAATTCCTCCTCCTGGAAGCATGCCTAGCTTTGATGAAATAAAGGAGATCTTAGGTTTCAATACTTATTATGAAGAAGAGAAGCGGTATGCTACCAGCAGCAGCCAGGTGCTTAGGCCAGAAG gttATTCATCAGCCAGCAGTAATGTATATGGCCTACAACCGATAAGTTCAGATGATACAGAGCAGAAAAGTCAAAGTTCTGAAGATCCTGTTGTTGAAGTCATATCTCCTGATGCGTATGGTAACTATCGTGCAGATGGTTCAAGAGATCCTTTTGCCGGTATCTGGTCTCGAAAATTGAGGATCAAAATAACTGGAAGGGATGGATTTGAAAGACTTGATGTTAGGATTCCG GCTGGATTTCTGGATGGAATCACAAACATAGTTCCAG CTCTGGGCGGTGTGAACATCAAAGAACTGTTGAATGATGCAGCTGGAGAAGCAGGAGGCAAGTTGTTGTTAGACTTTAAAGATACTGTAGGTGACAGGATTCAAGTCTTTCTAGAATGA